The Caloenas nicobarica isolate bCalNic1 chromosome 15, bCalNic1.hap1, whole genome shotgun sequence genome includes a region encoding these proteins:
- the TNNC2 gene encoding troponin C, skeletal muscle has product MASMTDQQAEARAFLSEEMIAEFKAAFDMFDADGGGDISTKELGTVMRMLGQNPTKEELDAIIEEVDEDGSGTIDFEEFLVMMVRQMKEDAKGKSEEELANCFRIFDRNADGFIDIEELGEILRATGEHVTDEDIEDMMKDSDKNNDGRIDFDEFLKMMEGVQ; this is encoded by the exons ATGGCTTCAATG ACAGACCAGCAGGCCGAAGCCCGCGCCTTCCTCAGCGAGGAGATGATCGCGG AGTTCAAGGCCGCCTTCGATATGTTTGATGCGGATGGCGGTGGAGACATCAGCACCAAGGAGCTGGGGACGGTGATGAGGATGCTTGGGCAGAATCCCACCAAGGAGGAGCTGGACGCCATCATAGAGGAGGTGGATGAGGACG GCAGTGGCACGATCGACTTCGAGGAGTTCCTGGTGATGATGGTGCGCCAGATGAAAGAGGACGCCAAGGGCAAGTCTGAGGAGGAGTTGGCCAACTGCTTCCGTATCTTCGACCG GAATGCGGACGGGTTCATCGACATCGAGGAGCTGGGTGAGATCCTGAGGGCCACTGGGGAGCATGTCACCGATGAGGACATAGAGGACATGATGAAGGACTCGGACAAGAACAACGATGGTCGCATCGACTTTGATG AGTTCCTGAAAATGATGGAGGGTGTGCAGTAA
- the LOC135994927 gene encoding regulator of G-protein signaling 9-binding protein-like translates to MAPGRRDTCHAQGTTGTCAATQAALCKATAGHRQLVLQLGGSTDSPQLREERRRSSAEVRELSAGLQQALLGGLRQAVVSPEEQRELERLWVLFLCALELFLQDLCCAQRLCQLFSAQRGGVAPLRTGLGGRGLSSRRGSQRGGGPTQPPATLGLEEEIKQARATLAEMESRANIPLWTVEPTQLVGMGGTTAPNAAQGEAHLEHCCRVL, encoded by the exons ATGGCACCGGGGAGAAGGGACACGTGCCATGCACAGGGGACAACAGGGACATGTGCGGCCACCCAGGCTGCGCTCTGCAAGGCCACGGCCGGGCACcggcagctggtgctgcagctcGGGGGCAGCACCGACAGCCCGCAGCTGCGGGAGGAGCGGCGCCGGAGCAGCGCAGAGGTTCGGGAGCTCAGTGCTG ggctgcagcaggcgctgctgggggggctgcggcaGGCGGTGGTGAGCCCTGAGGAGCAGCGGGAGCTCGAGCGGCTGTGGGTGCTGTTCCTCTGCGCCCTGGAGCTGTTCCTGCAGGACCTGTGCTGTGCTCAGCGACTCTGCCAGCTCTTCTCTGCGCAGAGGGGTGGCGTGGCCCCGCTACGCACTgggctggggggccgggggctgtCCAGCCGCAGGGGCAGCCAGCGAGGGGGGGGTCCCACACAGCCCCCGGCCACCCTGGGCCTGGAGGAGGAGATCAAGCAGGCGAGGGCGACGCTGGCAGAGATGGAGAGCAGAGCAAACATCCCCCTGTGGACCGTGGAGCCCAcacagctggtggggatgggTGGCACCACAGCCCCCAACGCGGCTCAGGGGGAGGCTCACCTTGAGCACTGCTGCAGGGTGCTCTGA